GTAGTGAATGGCTTTAAACTGAGAGGACTTGGCCAGTGTGAACTAAGTGCGTAGACACAACTAACATTCCCAAAAGTTCCACAAAAAGGTATTTCAGTGGAATATATCTTCTGGGTAGAGGTCCTGCTTAGATAAGGAAAAACCATGTGCACTTCTCTAGAGATGGTTAGAATAATGCTTTATAAATGTATGGGGCTCTGATATGATGTAGGCAACAAGAGGAAAAGAGCATGGGAACGAGAAGAGAGGTTTGTTCGGAGCTCTACATGAAAAGTGCAGTCTTGCCTTTTCAGTTAACTTCTATGGCCCGGGTTTTGAGGATATTTAGGCCCTTTATCAATGCCAAGCTCCTGGTGACCCCAAGGACATTCTAAGGTAGGTAAATATTTTGCTCTCATATTCCAAATGCCCTTTATTTTCATTGGCAAAAAATTAGGGTCTAAGCCCTAAGAGGCAACCCTGGGGAAATAACATCCTCACAAGTGGAGGGATTaacttacagatgagaaagaatTAGGAGACATCTAAACCATCTACAAATATATGGCCCCTAGTTGGATCCTGAttgaaacaaactaaaaaaacaaaaaaacatttatgaGAAAGTTGAAAACTGAATACCCCTTGGATATTTGATATTAGggaattgttaatttttttttgtaggcaTAATGCTATTctggttatgtttttaaaaatagtctatCTTTGGGAGATaacttactaaaatatttaaagataggAAGTTAGATGATTGTCTGGGTTTTGCTTTAGTATAATCTAGTGGACataggacagagagagagtagaaATGAAACAACAATTCACCATGAGTTATTTGTTGAAGTTGGGTGACGGGTACTCGTCAGCTCGTATACTACTCCGCTTTTGTATTGTTTGAAAATTTagataataaagttttaaagaagttattaaaAGAAGTGCCACCTCCGCAGAGGCGTAAGAATACCGCCTTACTGGTACTCCTCTCTCAGCATAGTCTCCAGGTCTCCAGTATCCTCTCCAGGTCTTccaaaatagctttttaaatattccGCCTTATTATTACCATAAGCCACTAGAGAGTTTCATAATTAGCAACAAAGCCTTTGTCGCACTAGGTGTATAAAATCTTAAGCTTGGGAAAGTTAGTTATCACACAGTGGAAAAAACTATGGGGAAGCAGCAGTGGTGATTTGCTGTCTTGATAAACTTCACATAATGGTTTGAGAGGGCCTTAATTACGCTTTTTGTTATAAATGCCCATATCTGCCTTCCTGCCCTCCGCCGCAGACTCTCTACGAACAGAGACAGATGGGATTAGCCAGGTCAAGAGAAGCATGGACTACTTCCAGATGAAGGTTCTTCAAGGTCTGATCTATACATACTGCATTAAGGAAGGCCTATAGCATCCAATACCCAATAAGAGCGATGGCCTTGGAAAATGTTTCCCTGCCTTGTTTCCTGGTTTCACTTTGTACCCTTACCTCTCTTGACCTTTACCATATACACCCTGTATTACCTCCTAGAAAAATGGTCGGGCGTTATATAAGGCTAGTACTTGAGGAAGATGCTTAGATCTCTCCCACATTCATGAAGCTCTCATTTCCTGCACATTAAAGGTTTTGAAAACAATTCTTGGCATCACTGAGGGTGAGAGGTAATATACTCATGAAGTATGGTTCGTTtctatatttcattcttttagctTTGGTTATATTTTTCCATTGCCAGTGTTAATAAGCAACAACTCTGTTCCTTGTCCTCATTTATTATCCTTCTGTTTGCCTATTTCCTCTATGCCTGCTTAACtatgttgatttttctttctgtcgGAGAACAGTTGGAGACCCAGACTTTCAGCTTACTTAAGTATATGGATAAAATAAAGACGTCCTTTCATTGTTATTGCAACTCTATTGGTTTTATATTACAAGCTCTAGAATGGTAGAATGGGCAAAGACCACCACCACTGAGATGAAGCCTGTATTCTTCTTTGGGTACTAAATAGAAATGAGGAATTAAATGTGCTGGCCACTGGCAGGCAGGCCAtaagcaaaaatatggaaaaagtgTAAACACAGCAAACATCTGCCAGAAATAAATTAGGTCCTGGGAATGACCCTGAAGCTGAACTAGGATTCCCTATTCTTTCTGGAaccctgaatttatttatttatttttaaagattttatttatttattcgacagagatagagacagccagcgagagagggaacacaagcagggggagtgggagaggaagaagcaggctcatagcagaggagcctgatgtggggctcgatcccagaacgctgggatcacgccctgagccgaaggcagttgctcaaccgctgtgccacccaggcgccccctgaatttatttttaaaggcatttctaGACACTTCTTCTGGGCAAAAGCCTGTGCTGTAGCAGGTGCAGGAAACAGATCTGCCCAGTGATAGATACCGATGTACTgccttttaaagtttttgttcttttaatttttttttaagatgtatttatttcagagagagcgcGCATGTGCACATGCGagtggggaaagggacagagggagagggtcctCACACAGAggccccactgagtgcagagccaggtctcacgacccatgagattataacctgagccaaaaccatgagtcggatgcttaaccgactgagccacccaggcgccccaagtttttgttttcttaatctacCTCAATATATCCTGCcgctttaaaaaatgtatatatatatatatatatatatatatatacacatatactaaATCAGAATGTTAATGGATTCGGCTCCATTAATGTCTAAACCATAGAAGTGGcaaagtggaggagagagaaacaattttatttgtggccttttattattattctagCAATATGGGGCTTCCACTCTTATTTCTAGATGGTTAACCCACTGTTATCTTTATATCTGACTCCATCTGATGAAAACCATTCTAAAACATCAATAATCAATTCAGTTAAAGACCAGAGTCCCTCTGTCCCCAAGACAGATCCTATAGAGGAGAAAGTCTCAATTACAGACACAAATTGAACCAAcaccaaaaaagatgaaaaattagtCTCTGTCAAGCTAGGCAGGAGGGAATTTCAGGTTTGTAAAACCAAACCTGGAACCTACCTGCACCCACCTTCCGAAAAGTAGAAACCATCCCTCTCCTCTATCCCTCTGTAACCtaactctactttttaaaaggacatttccCCTAATTCCCACATCCAATAAATATCCAGTCTAAATTATTCTCCACCCAATTATTAAACTTTTCACAAGCTCCATGGGGAAGATTTACCCTGAGACAAATAGTGAACAGAATGGGgattttggaaaaagataaaaaaaggacAAGGCAAAATGGTCccagtatcagaaatgaaaacattctgctaCCTGTGCAACTCAGTAACAACGAAGGTAAAACATAGAGTCAAGTTGGTGTGCGTTAAGAAAGACTTGTGATGAGACTGGGACATACTAAGACTCTTAGCTGTATTATGCATGGACTTGTGCTCAGAAAGAAAAGGGGTGTGAGGCAGCCTTACATTCCAGGGGAAATGGTGGGACTGGGGGATGCACTGGAATCATCAATTGAATAAAAATTCTTTACTCCTCCTTTCCAATCCTCCGGTAGATACGGGGCCAAGGACTGGCCTCTCCATAGTACACTAAGGGAAAACAACAGCAGACATGAAGAGGGCAAATGCCTTTTCCCAGCCCACGGCTCAGACCAGATCCTTAGCACTCTCTTCATTGAGACGAGAGGGCTGATTTCTGCTCATCCAGTCCCCACCTCTCTTTGGGTCCTATGGTCATCCTCCCTGGTCCACCCTCACTACATCCCCGATCCCCCAACCTCAAGAACACAGTTTTTCAGTTCTTTGCCacaaggtaatttaaaaaaatgtggtttctTTGTTTAAACAGTTACTAAGTTGGTTCATCTTTTAGTAACAGACCTTCCCTCCCCTAGTCCCCTCGACTCAGTCCTGTATGATCACATCGTCATcgtcctcctcatcctcctcctcctcctcttcatcctcGTCATCTTCTGGcagttcttcctcctcctcttcctcctcttcatctaGACAAACCACCACCTCAGCTGGCTCAGGTAATCGAGAGTCAAACCAATCCAGAACCTGCTGGGTGCTAAGCCTTGATGCCTGACTCAGTTGAGGGATATCACTTTCCCGTAGCTGTTGGTGGGCTGCCCAGTACCTCTCCAGGGGTCGTATatccggtgggggtggggggttcggCAGAGATGGTGTCTCAGCCCATTCATTCAAGGAGCGGGTTGAAGGTGGGGGTGtgggaattgctgggtcctggAAACTAGGGGCACCAGGTACAGCGTTGTCCCGAAACCATTTTAGTTGCCCATGCTTCAAGGCATAGCGTGTGTCACCAAACCACTGAATGATCTCAGGCCGAGGTAAACCAGTGATCTGTTCTAATTTATGGTAATCCTCACGCCGTGCCCATTGGCActgtaaaaaaaaagatttgaggatAGCCAGCTGCTCTTTGGTTTTGCGCTTGGTCTTTCGCTGGCGTTGCATATCTGGGGAAAGGTAGTCTGCAGGGCCAACCCTACCTGGTACTGAGTTATGTCTTAgcccctggggccaggctggctCCAAATGTGGGGGCAGTGCCTGTTCATTGGGGGACAGTGGCTGTGAAATACAGCCCAGTGACTGGAGGGGTCTAGAGGTGGCAGGAGCTCCATTAGCCAGTACCGGGAAAgtggaagaagaggcagaggaaggaggaggagtcGTATTAGATGATGACTCCTGCTTACAACTACTAGCAAGTAGTGAGATTGGTGGGGGCTTATCCCGAGCACGTGACTGGTGGACAGCTGTGGAGTGATTCCAGGAAGCAGAGCCTAGGCCACGTGACTGGTTGGGACCTCTGCCTGCCTGCTCCTTAGAGAAGCCACTGCTTTGAAGATCCTGCCAAAAATCTGATTGGTGGGGGAATGCCCCACTGCCAGGTGCCATCAGGGGTTCCTTTGCTTTCTGGTGACTCAGCAGCTCTGAGGACTCCTCGGGCTCTACCTTCAATCCTTTCATCTGGGTGGACTCACTAAGAGTCAGGGGCACTATCCCAAGACCCACTTGTTCTGGAGGTGGCATTGGAGAAGGAGGCACCTCCTCGGGGGGCCGCCCTGCATGATGAGTAAAAGAGAGGAGGGATTTGAAATGGAGCTGGTCCCGATGGTACACCACTCGGGCTCGAGtctcttctatttcttcagaTGACCAGCTAATGCCACAGCGGAGGCGCTGGGCCATGAACCAAGTCTTGACTTTCTCCATCTGCAGCCCATAGCGTAAGCAGAGAAGGGCAATGTCTGCTAGACTGGGATAGGGGAAGTAGCTGAAGGTCTGTAGCAAGTGTTCATTGCCATCCAGCTCACTGGTCTGGGCTGCTTGGGTCCACACAAGCTGTAGCTCCTCGGAGATTGGAGGCAGGCAGATGAGCCCCGCCGGGGAGCTATTAAGACTGCTGGCCTCTTTATTAGGAGGCATGGTGCTCTCTGATCTGTGCCCTTCAGAGATAGCTGTAATAAGAAGAGAAACAGCTCAATCACTGGGGCTCCTCTTTCAGCCCATTGCTCAATTTCTGCCAAACAAAAGTGCTGGACTCCAATACAATCAACTGTCTGTGTACCGTGCTGGATtgcttttaaagtgttttaacaatttctcatttaattttcctaactTTATGAGCCTGTTATAATTCCTGTCATATGTATGGGAAAACCAAAGTCCATAGAAGTTAAATTACCCCAAGTCACATGACTAGTGAATACTGTCCCCAGGACAAAAATCTGTCTTTAGAGGTTAAGGAGGAAAACTCATCCTtctattgcctttatttttctaattcagaCTCACTTCATCCTCTAAATTCATGGAACAGGAGTcacaaaatgaaaactgaacCACAAAAACATGAAGTGCAGTAATCTCAGAACTGATGCAAATGCTTAAACTCCTGACAATTTATGATTCTCTCTAGAATGTGGAGACAGGTGGGAAATACAAGAGAGGAGTACCGAGAAGGCAGGACAGCACTGTTCCTCtgcccagcccccggccccctttcctcttcccttctcagtGGTGGAGTCCTTCAGGGAGGGGAATGATGGTGCCTTTAAGCCCTAAACCCAAACCTGCtaagctttattttctctctgtacgATAAGAGACAGGTCAGATATCTGGGATAAATGGGGCTTACTCCTTCTGGGGTTTGGGGTCCTGTGGGGGTAGAGAGAGGGAACTGTTTCCACCAAGTCATCCTCGGAACAAAGGttagcccctccccccagcctttGTCTCTTCCAAcagctcagtctctctctgggGAGCCTGGAGAGCTCCCTCAGACTGTAACAGCCCCTACACACAGGGCCGAAGGCCTGCTGCTCTTATCTCTGTAGCCCAGCTTTTTTCTCAGGGCCAGGTGGGCACATGCACTACGAATTGCAGCCAGGTCCTGCAAGGTCCCCAGCAGCGCCACTGCTCCCAGGGCTGTGGgtgtgggggctgcagggagagccCCTGACTCTGCATCATTCCTGAAATCCCTGCTCAGGTTATTTCCTAGGAAGTTCTGTTGACCAAATTTTAACTCAGCTCCCTGCCTGGGCATTAGAAACTCTCACAGATCTGTCACCCTTTAGTCTTAGAAAAATCCCATCCgagtttacaaatatttacctCTGATGTGTTAAGGATG
This DNA window, taken from Ailuropoda melanoleuca isolate Jingjing chromosome 20, ASM200744v2, whole genome shotgun sequence, encodes the following:
- the HOMEZ gene encoding homeobox and leucine zipper protein Homez: MVRGWEPPPGPDRAISEGHRSESTMPPNKEASSLNSSPAGLICLPPISEELQLVWTQAAQTSELDGNEHLLQTFSYFPYPSLADIALLCLRYGLQMEKVKTWFMAQRLRCGISWSSEEIEETRARVVYHRDQLHFKSLLSFTHHAGRPPEEVPPSPMPPPEQVGLGIVPLTLSESTQMKGLKVEPEESSELLSHQKAKEPLMAPGSGAFPHQSDFWQDLQSSGFSKEQAGRGPNQSRGLGSASWNHSTAVHQSRARDKPPPISLLASSCKQESSSNTTPPPSSASSSTFPVLANGAPATSRPLQSLGCISQPLSPNEQALPPHLEPAWPQGLRHNSVPGRVGPADYLSPDMQRQRKTKRKTKEQLAILKSFFLQCQWARREDYHKLEQITGLPRPEIIQWFGDTRYALKHGQLKWFRDNAVPGAPSFQDPAIPTPPPSTRSLNEWAETPSLPNPPPPPDIRPLERYWAAHQQLRESDIPQLSQASRLSTQQVLDWFDSRLPEPAEVVVCLDEEEEEEEEELPEDDEDEEEEEEDEEDDDDVIIQD